A stretch of Henckelia pumila isolate YLH828 chromosome 4, ASM3356847v2, whole genome shotgun sequence DNA encodes these proteins:
- the LOC140867355 gene encoding uncharacterized protein, giving the protein MGQALRRAAGRIGSSRVDTTPFPPSLSKPIEIRPPAAPINQEPLNSGVKSDSEGASRVNTDNVLEDRDPQYDVMLSQMVGRIRPKPGGKLEMGEASVVEKYKRPLPKLRNTTQDSVRYEERPASPGTLNVSQLRQIILLYEGKAEDHDGPMDISQIAERFRVDVTQVQKIVQFVASPPEVQNKTKNDPE; this is encoded by the exons ATGGGCCAGGCACTCCGTCGAGCAGCTGGAAGGATCGGCAGCTCCAGAGTTGATACGACGCCGTTTCCTCCATCTCTGAGCAAGCCCATTGAAATCCGGCCACCGGCTGCTCCCATCAACCAGGAACCCTTAAATTCTGGCGTCAAATCTGACTCTG AAGGTGCATCGAGAGTGAATACCGACAATGTACTTGAAGATCGTGATCCACAATACGATGTTATGCTTAGTCAAATGGTGGGAAGAATTCGACCCAAGCCTGGAGGGAAGCTTGAGATGGGGGAG GCCTCTGTGGTGGAGAAATACAAAAGGCCTTTGCCAAAATTAAGGAATACCACCCAAGATTCTGTCCGATATGAGGAGAGGCCTGCTTCTCCTGGAACCCTGAATGTATCACAGCTACGGCAAATCATCCTGCTGTATGAAGGCAAGGCTGAGGACCATGATGGCCCGATGGATATCTCTCAGATTGCTGAACGTTTTCGTGTTGATGTTACACAGGTTCAAAAGATTGTCCAGTTTGTTGCCTCGCCTCCCGAGGtccaaaataaaacaaaaaatgaccCTGAATGA
- the LOC140866850 gene encoding flowering-promoting factor 1-like protein 3 has product MSGVWFFKNGVVRLVENIGDCRKTLVHVPSDEVITSYGVLERKLLSLGWERYYLGDPELLQFHKRSTIHLISLPKDFNKLKSMHMYDIVVKNRNEFEVRDVLQPQ; this is encoded by the coding sequence atgtctGGTGTTTGGTTTTTCAAGAATGGTGTGGTCCGGCTAGTCGAAAACATCGGCGACTGCCGGAAAACCCTAGTTCATGTCCCCTCCGACGAGGTGATTACATCGTACGGTGTCTTGGAAAGGAAACTTTTGTCACTCGGTTGGGAGAGGTACTACCTCGGGGATCCGGAGTTGCTCCAGTTCCATAAGAGATCCACGATTCACCTCATCTCGCTCCCCAAAGACTTCAACAAGCTCAAATCAATGCACATGTACGATATTGTTGTCAAGAATCGCAACGAATTCGAAGTTAGAGATGTGTTACAACCGCAGTGA